One genomic window of Planktothrix serta PCC 8927 includes the following:
- a CDS encoding type II toxin-antitoxin system HicB family antitoxin, with amino-acid sequence MRYAIVIEKGENSYGAYVPDLPGCVAVGETVEEVRTLMQEAIIFHLEGLQEEGFKIPEPLSICEYVEAKL; translated from the coding sequence ATGCGTTATGCCATTGTAATTGAAAAAGGCGAAAATAGTTATGGTGCTTATGTTCCCGATTTACCAGGATGTGTAGCAGTGGGTGAAACTGTTGAAGAGGTAAGAACTTTAATGCAAGAAGCCATTATTTTTCATTTAGAAGGATTACAAGAAGAAGGGTTTAAAATCCCTGAACCTCTATCAATTTGTGAATATGTAGAAGCTAAATTATAA